Proteins from a single region of Bombus huntii isolate Logan2020A chromosome 2, iyBomHunt1.1, whole genome shotgun sequence:
- the LOC126878152 gene encoding uncharacterized protein LOC126878152, with protein sequence MMERYEMNMNSNNSGSTMQTLNNSTTHNNTVMIKKENHTMDLKRLGARIICSDNITRQNLNKKPSATTTIVDDDDQFFNKIKLKINKNLLLHCKENYKSGINYQSMNLLERKRPIIDIETQNVIKRFKKDTNYINSQQPSNNTNIVLFNHIDNFMKEKYNISANVNKKDIIERKNMFSPKFLNTNFRIPASKYIFQVTSKLHTNVLPLPTDETTIHHEEYEESLFYGMMYLTPPDSNSIEANIDS encoded by the exons ATGATGGAAAGATACGAAATGAATATGAATTCAAATAATTCAGGATCCACCATGCAAACTTTAAATAACAGTACGACACATAATAATACTGTTatgattaaaaaagaaaatcataCAATGGACTTGAAAAGGCTTGGCGCaa GAATCATATGTTCTGATAACATTACTAGGCAAAACTTAAATAAGAAGCCAAGTGCTACAACTACGATTGTGGATGACGATgatcaattttttaacaaaataaagttaaaaattaacaaaaatcttctatt ACATTGTaaggaaaattataaatcaggTATAAATTATCAAAGTATGAATTTATTGGAGAGAAAGAGGCCTATAATTGACATAGAGACTCAGAATGTgattaaaagatttaaaaaggatacaaattatataaattctcAGCAACCatcaaataatacaaatattgtaCTATTTAATCATAttgataattttatgaaagaaaaatataatatatcagCAAATGttaataagaaagatattattgaacgtaaaaatatgttttctccgaaatttctaaatacaaatttcag AATTCCTGCTagtaaatacatatttcaagTGACTTCAAAATTGCATACAAATGTTTTACCGTTACCTACAGATGAAACAACTATTCATCATGAGGAATATGAAGAATCTTTATTTTATGGAATGATGTATCTCACTCCTCCAGATAGTAATTCAATCGAGGCAAATATAGATTCGTAA